A region from the Marinobacter sp. SS13-12 genome encodes:
- a CDS encoding diacylglycerol kinase family protein, whose product MVYWLMANPKAGEEGSRGPDFWRKHLEAAGISDIRDCSLEDTAWTREIDTADIVLAAGGDGSVNAGAGFCLESGATLAVLPSGTANDFARNLGLPEDPQRLCDLVASGKTQMVDIAVAQQGRFLNVAHIGLGTHAVRESSGESKRFLGRFSYGVALLQKLAAYRGFHGVIETEEGKVTGRWLTIAVSSGAFFGGGSEIPEASASDGQLDVIAVRPRSLFQLFLAFLTVRLSRSSTKRNSTVVQMKSPVVSVVTRSPKTITMDGDIAGKTPLTAKCRPACLKVICEELVTTE is encoded by the coding sequence ATGGTCTACTGGTTGATGGCAAACCCCAAGGCAGGGGAAGAGGGCAGTCGTGGCCCGGATTTCTGGCGCAAGCACCTGGAAGCTGCCGGTATATCCGATATCCGGGACTGCAGCCTCGAGGATACAGCCTGGACACGCGAGATTGATACCGCCGACATTGTGCTGGCAGCCGGCGGTGACGGTTCCGTGAATGCGGGGGCGGGCTTCTGCCTGGAATCCGGCGCGACCCTTGCAGTGCTTCCATCCGGCACGGCCAATGACTTCGCCCGCAACCTGGGCCTGCCGGAGGATCCGCAGCGCCTCTGTGACTTGGTGGCGAGTGGGAAGACGCAAATGGTAGACATTGCCGTTGCCCAACAAGGGAGGTTTCTGAACGTTGCTCATATTGGCCTTGGGACTCATGCCGTGCGGGAATCATCGGGGGAGAGTAAGCGTTTTCTCGGGCGTTTCAGTTATGGCGTGGCGCTGTTGCAGAAGCTGGCGGCCTACCGCGGATTCCACGGTGTTATTGAGACCGAGGAGGGTAAGGTCACCGGGCGCTGGCTCACCATCGCCGTCTCCTCCGGTGCCTTTTTCGGCGGCGGAAGTGAGATTCCCGAGGCCTCGGCCAGTGACGGGCAGCTGGACGTGATTGCGGTCCGGCCGCGGTCTTTGTTCCAGCTGTTCCTGGCTTTTCTCACGGTTCGCCTGAGCCGGAGTTCGACGAAGCGAAACAGTACGGTTGTGCAGATGAAGAGCCCCGTAGTGAGCGTTGTTACCCGTTCACCCAAAACCATCACCATGGACGGAGACATCGCCGGGAAGACACCGCTCACGGCAAAATGTCGGCCCGCCTGCCTGAAAGTGATCTGCGAAGAGCTGGTCACCACAGAGTAA
- a CDS encoding DUF1338 domain-containing protein produces MHTDRDTLFGRLWENYCKVTPSAEDIHRLLDDTQGGEIVNDHIALRTYNLEKVNLDKLAAHFLALGYQEGGEYHFEAKKLYARHYEHPDPSAPKVFISELLVEQCSEPLQAIVRNLVSQIDPDAVTADNFLYSGRHWDIDYPTYQTLLEESEYAAWVAAWGFRANHFTVSINALSRFRTVAEINQVLKDNGYRVNDSGGEIKGSPEELLEQSSTMADRAEVQFSDQVAAIPSCFYEFALRYPKPDGQLYSGFVAASADKIFESTDSRR; encoded by the coding sequence ATGCATACCGATAGAGACACACTGTTCGGTCGTCTTTGGGAGAACTATTGCAAAGTGACTCCCTCTGCCGAAGATATTCACCGTTTACTGGATGACACCCAGGGCGGCGAAATCGTCAATGACCATATTGCCCTGCGCACCTACAACCTCGAAAAGGTGAACCTGGACAAGCTGGCTGCGCACTTCCTGGCGCTGGGATACCAGGAGGGTGGCGAGTATCATTTCGAAGCCAAGAAACTCTACGCCAGACATTACGAACACCCGGACCCGTCCGCCCCCAAGGTGTTCATTTCCGAGTTGCTGGTCGAGCAGTGTTCCGAGCCGTTACAGGCCATTGTCCGGAACCTGGTGAGTCAGATTGATCCGGATGCTGTCACCGCCGACAATTTTCTGTATTCCGGCCGACACTGGGACATCGACTATCCCACCTACCAGACCCTGCTGGAAGAAAGTGAATACGCCGCCTGGGTGGCCGCCTGGGGCTTTCGCGCCAACCATTTCACGGTAAGCATCAATGCCCTGAGCCGCTTCAGGACAGTGGCGGAGATCAACCAGGTGCTCAAGGACAACGGCTATCGGGTGAACGACTCGGGAGGGGAAATCAAAGGATCACCGGAAGAACTGCTGGAGCAATCATCCACCATGGCAGACCGGGCGGAAGTACAATTTTCCGACCAGGTGGCGGCCATTCCCAGCTGCTTCTACGAGTTTGCGCTCCGGTACCCGAAGCCCGACGGCCAGCTCTACAGCGGATTTGTCGCCGCCTCAGCGGACAAGATCTTTGAAAGTACCGACAGCCGGCGCTAG
- a CDS encoding arginine N-succinyltransferase codes for MIIRPVATTDLPALQQIAVESGPGFTSLVDDRDFLAQKVHRSMASFGRMVNSPGDESYLFVLEDPDTGEIMGTTGIEASVGTRRPLYHYHCSQVVHHSPELNLRRKLEVLDMCNHYTGCSEICTLFLRPKFRRAHAGKLLSRVRFLFMAQHPQRFAETVIAEMRGVSDERGQSPFWNWLRAHFVDLDFDTVTRMVGTGDNGFIADLMPRHPLYTHLMDESARAVIGQVHDKTRPALNMLEAEGFHHTGFIDPFDGGPTVEAKLTDIRSVSTSVGCRIQVVDKVEPALEKWACGGQGRVLAVTNTGTEHFRATITSAARYLPTRNLLQVPATLANALHLRNHGQARFMELTTASTGRQPTAIPMCQQQEALHAYR; via the coding sequence ATGATTATTCGCCCGGTTGCCACCACGGATCTCCCGGCCTTGCAGCAAATAGCTGTGGAATCCGGCCCTGGCTTCACCTCACTGGTGGATGATCGTGATTTTCTGGCTCAAAAGGTCCACCGTTCCATGGCAAGTTTCGGCCGCATGGTGAATTCACCCGGCGACGAAAGTTACCTGTTTGTACTGGAAGATCCGGATACCGGCGAAATCATGGGAACCACCGGCATCGAAGCCTCGGTAGGCACCCGACGCCCGCTTTACCACTATCACTGCAGCCAGGTGGTGCACCACTCGCCTGAGCTGAACCTGCGTCGCAAGCTGGAAGTGCTGGACATGTGCAACCACTACACCGGCTGCAGTGAAATCTGCACACTGTTCCTGCGGCCGAAGTTTCGCCGCGCGCACGCCGGCAAACTGCTCTCAAGAGTCCGTTTCCTGTTCATGGCGCAACACCCTCAACGGTTTGCAGAGACGGTCATTGCCGAAATGCGGGGCGTGTCGGATGAGAGGGGCCAGTCCCCGTTCTGGAACTGGCTGCGTGCGCATTTTGTGGATCTCGACTTCGACACCGTGACCCGCATGGTCGGTACCGGGGATAATGGCTTTATTGCCGATTTGATGCCCCGGCACCCACTCTATACCCACCTGATGGACGAGAGCGCCCGCGCGGTTATCGGACAGGTGCACGACAAGACCCGCCCTGCCCTGAACATGCTTGAGGCCGAAGGCTTCCACCATACCGGTTTCATTGATCCCTTCGATGGCGGCCCCACAGTTGAGGCGAAACTGACGGACATCCGGTCGGTGTCCACCTCCGTTGGCTGCCGAATCCAGGTTGTTGATAAAGTGGAACCGGCACTGGAAAAATGGGCCTGCGGCGGCCAGGGACGGGTACTGGCTGTTACCAATACCGGAACTGAACATTTCCGCGCCACCATCACCAGTGCCGCCAGGTATCTGCCCACGCGCAACCTGCTACAGGTGCCGGCAACACTGGCAAACGCGCTCCACCTGCGTAACCATGGGCAGGCCCGATTCATGGAACTGACAACCGCCAGCACGGGCAGGCAGCCGACGGCTATTCCAATGTGCCAACAACAGGAGGCGCTCCATGCATACCGATAG
- a CDS encoding Lrp/AsnC family transcriptional regulator, with product MLGKQDQELLLLLRQNARSSISDLARALNVSRSTVQNRIAKLEAGGVIRGYSVLLGGEFSANQVEAHVSIKVYQKLTARTNTALEQISQVSQLYSVSGEYDLIAIVQAQSLEELSAVLDEIGNLEGVERTNSAVVLETRFRR from the coding sequence ATGCTCGGAAAGCAAGATCAGGAGCTGCTTTTGCTGCTCCGCCAAAATGCCCGTTCCAGTATTTCTGACCTGGCCCGGGCCCTGAATGTCTCGCGCTCAACGGTGCAGAACCGTATAGCGAAGCTGGAAGCCGGCGGTGTCATCCGTGGCTATTCAGTGCTGCTCGGTGGCGAGTTCTCTGCCAATCAGGTAGAGGCGCACGTGTCGATCAAGGTCTATCAAAAGCTGACAGCCCGCACCAACACCGCCCTTGAGCAGATCAGCCAGGTGTCCCAGTTGTATTCGGTCAGCGGCGAGTACGACCTGATCGCTATTGTTCAGGCGCAGTCGCTGGAGGAACTCAGTGCGGTACTCGACGAGATCGGCAATCTGGAAGGCGTAGAGCGAACCAACTCAGCGGTGGTGCTGGAAACACGGTTCCGCCGCTGA
- a CDS encoding YebG family protein, with product MAVQALYYSERDGLEMALKNPDTMLFSSKAEADARDKVLELAEEITQFLQARVEGMDEAMAEKAALAIAEEKDLFGKALKKPSLLNEQAQPDSD from the coding sequence ATGGCCGTACAAGCGCTGTATTACTCGGAGAGGGACGGACTGGAGATGGCACTTAAAAACCCTGACACAATGCTTTTCTCGTCCAAAGCAGAAGCCGACGCCCGCGACAAGGTTCTGGAACTGGCTGAAGAGATTACCCAGTTTCTGCAAGCGAGGGTTGAAGGCATGGATGAAGCCATGGCCGAAAAGGCCGCACTGGCCATTGCCGAAGAGAAAGACCTGTTCGGCAAGGCGCTCAAGAAGCCCTCTTTGTTGAATGAGCAGGCGCAGCCGGATTCCGACTGA
- a CDS encoding LemA family protein, protein MHYMSTATPGRFTFRLAAMALLALLLTGCGINNIPTYDEQVKAAWSQVENQYQRRADLVPNLVETVKGFAEQERETLTAVIEARSKATSIQVDESILNNPEKLQQFQQAQGELSSALSRLMAVSERYPDLKSNQNFLALQSQLEGTENRIAVARRDFIQAVERYNTEIRTFPGRLWHSFLYSDMELRANFEATAPNAEDAPQVEF, encoded by the coding sequence ATGCACTATATGAGCACGGCCACGCCAGGCCGATTCACATTCCGTTTGGCGGCCATGGCACTACTGGCCCTGTTGTTGACCGGCTGTGGGATAAACAATATCCCCACCTACGACGAGCAGGTCAAGGCGGCCTGGTCGCAGGTAGAAAACCAGTACCAGCGGCGGGCCGACCTCGTCCCGAACCTGGTTGAGACCGTCAAGGGTTTTGCGGAACAGGAGCGGGAAACCCTGACGGCGGTCATTGAAGCCCGGTCGAAGGCTACGTCGATCCAGGTGGATGAGAGCATTCTCAACAATCCTGAAAAGCTCCAGCAGTTCCAGCAGGCACAGGGCGAACTGAGCAGCGCGTTGAGCAGGTTGATGGCGGTGTCTGAACGGTATCCTGACCTGAAATCCAACCAGAACTTCCTGGCGCTGCAGTCGCAACTGGAAGGTACTGAGAACCGCATTGCGGTGGCCAGACGGGACTTTATCCAGGCGGTTGAGCGCTATAACACCGAGATTCGCACCTTCCCGGGCCGCCTGTGGCACAGCTTCCTTTACAGTGATATGGAGTTGCGGGCCAACTTTGAGGCAACTGCCCCGAATGCGGAAGACGCGCCCCAGGTGGAATTCTGA
- a CDS encoding TPM domain-containing protein, giving the protein MPVLLHRITVLVVLGLIFQASAVAQSTPDFPELSGRVVDQANMLPQQVEANLAQMLEAHEQATTEQVVVVTLPDLQGYAIEDYGYQLGRHWGIGQEGEDNGALLIVAEDERRIRIEVGYGLEGRLTDATSATIINQIITPAFREGDFASGIANGAAAMVQVLGGEPLAVPERQRSDAQQDKPHPALGILFFIIVLVVFFSSGRRGRSAILAGALLGGLGGGRGGGFGGGGFGGGGGGFGGGGASGGW; this is encoded by the coding sequence ATGCCTGTTCTGTTGCACCGGATAACCGTGCTCGTTGTCCTGGGCCTGATCTTTCAGGCCAGCGCCGTTGCCCAGTCCACTCCGGATTTTCCTGAACTTTCGGGCCGTGTCGTGGATCAGGCCAACATGCTTCCGCAGCAGGTAGAGGCCAACCTTGCCCAGATGCTGGAAGCCCATGAGCAGGCGACCACCGAGCAGGTGGTGGTGGTCACTCTCCCCGACCTGCAGGGCTACGCCATCGAGGATTATGGCTATCAACTGGGCCGGCATTGGGGGATTGGCCAGGAAGGCGAGGATAACGGGGCCCTGCTGATTGTTGCTGAAGACGAGCGACGCATCCGTATCGAAGTGGGTTACGGCCTGGAAGGCCGCCTTACGGACGCAACCTCCGCCACCATTATCAACCAGATCATTACCCCCGCCTTCAGGGAGGGTGATTTTGCCAGCGGGATCGCTAACGGTGCAGCGGCCATGGTCCAGGTACTGGGGGGTGAACCCCTCGCGGTACCTGAGCGCCAGCGTTCCGATGCGCAGCAGGACAAACCTCATCCTGCGCTCGGCATCCTGTTTTTCATTATCGTGTTGGTGGTGTTTTTCTCGAGCGGCCGGCGTGGCCGTAGTGCCATACTGGCGGGCGCTCTGCTCGGTGGGCTTGGCGGCGGTCGCGGTGGTGGTTTCGGAGGTGGCGGCTTCGGCGGCGGAGGCGGTGGCTTCGGTGGCGGTGGAGCGTCCGGCGGCTGGTAG
- a CDS encoding TPM domain-containing protein, producing the protein MTLLTDKEQQQVASAISDVERETDAELVTVLADASDSYSYIPLLWAGIIALLIPGTINYFTGSLGADWLLVVQWATFIVLCLLLQFPGVGHHLIPRPVRFWRASNMARRQFLEQNLHHTEGGVGMLIFVSEAEHYVEILVDQGISSKVGDDVWEGIVKTFTDRVRSGDTLAGFLECIESCGQHLREQVPATHEKNELPNHLVLIPERS; encoded by the coding sequence ATGACACTATTAACAGACAAGGAACAACAACAGGTGGCCTCGGCCATCTCTGACGTCGAGCGGGAAACCGACGCGGAACTGGTTACGGTGCTGGCGGATGCTTCCGACAGTTACTCCTACATACCGCTGCTCTGGGCGGGAATCATTGCGCTACTGATTCCCGGCACCATCAATTATTTCACCGGTTCCCTCGGCGCCGACTGGTTGCTGGTGGTGCAGTGGGCCACCTTTATCGTGCTCTGCCTGTTGCTGCAGTTTCCGGGGGTGGGGCACCACCTGATTCCGCGCCCCGTGCGGTTCTGGCGGGCCTCCAATATGGCGCGGAGGCAGTTCCTGGAACAGAATCTGCACCACACTGAAGGCGGCGTGGGCATGCTGATTTTCGTATCGGAAGCGGAGCACTACGTGGAAATTCTCGTCGACCAGGGGATCTCTTCAAAGGTTGGTGATGATGTCTGGGAGGGTATTGTCAAAACCTTTACCGACCGGGTGCGCAGTGGCGATACCCTGGCCGGCTTCCTGGAGTGCATTGAAAGCTGCGGGCAGCATCTCCGCGAGCAGGTGCCGGCTACACACGAGAAAAACGAATTGCCTAATCACCTGGTGTTAATACCAGAACGATCTTAA
- a CDS encoding glutathione S-transferase family protein, with protein MQDLILFHYPMSPFSEKVRVMLGYAGLSWQSVTVKEMPPRPVLSILAGGYRKVPVAQNGADVFCDSRAIADEIARLSGKKELSLAGQPQEVIDFVRTTDLEVFLACVIAASDGRMLKKLVRETSLFHAFRFLKDRISMGRKSRVKALRGPQAKEKVISHISSMESMLNDDFLFGSTPCVADFSAYHGLWFVCDLAGKPWLRDFPKVTAWMERMRAFGHGEFREITADQALDIARDAMPRAIESAGDDPLARKNVGIAPDDYGREPVSGKLVYADNQALVLGRSHKRVGQVHVHFPRQGFAVKPA; from the coding sequence ATGCAAGATCTCATTCTGTTCCACTATCCCATGTCCCCCTTTTCCGAAAAGGTGCGGGTGATGCTGGGCTATGCCGGCCTTTCCTGGCAATCCGTTACCGTGAAGGAAATGCCACCCAGGCCAGTGCTTTCCATTCTCGCCGGCGGCTACCGAAAGGTTCCGGTGGCCCAGAATGGCGCTGATGTCTTTTGTGACAGCCGCGCCATTGCCGACGAAATCGCGCGCCTGAGCGGCAAGAAAGAACTGAGCCTGGCCGGTCAGCCGCAGGAAGTCATCGATTTCGTGCGCACCACCGATCTGGAGGTATTCCTGGCCTGTGTGATTGCCGCCAGCGACGGCCGCATGCTGAAGAAGCTGGTCAGGGAAACATCGCTTTTCCACGCCTTCCGCTTCCTCAAAGACCGCATCAGCATGGGCAGAAAATCCCGGGTCAAGGCACTACGGGGCCCTCAGGCCAAGGAAAAAGTCATCTCCCATATCAGCAGCATGGAATCCATGCTAAACGACGACTTCCTCTTCGGGAGTACTCCCTGCGTCGCGGATTTCTCGGCTTACCACGGCCTCTGGTTTGTGTGCGACCTGGCCGGGAAACCATGGCTTCGGGACTTTCCGAAAGTAACTGCCTGGATGGAACGGATGAGGGCCTTTGGCCATGGCGAATTCCGGGAAATCACCGCAGATCAGGCTCTGGACATCGCTCGCGATGCCATGCCACGGGCCATTGAATCCGCCGGTGATGACCCGCTTGCCAGAAAGAACGTGGGAATTGCACCGGATGATTACGGGCGGGAGCCGGTCAGCGGCAAACTGGTGTATGCCGATAACCAGGCGCTGGTTCTGGGACGCTCCCATAAGCGGGTGGGCCAGGTACATGTGCACTTCCCGCGTCAGGGATTTGCAGTAAAGCCGGCCTGA
- a CDS encoding AMP-binding protein → MAVDNAKQSSLHCLYYWAEQTPDKGYLTQPFPDGTTEDITWKQAADQVSRMAAHLGTLELPERSNIAILGKNSAHWILCDLATWAAGHVSVPLYPTLNGDTAAYVLEHSEAKLLFLGKLDGKADGWNDIKGHIPDDLPIISLPMSPRDDTPKWLDIIASQEPAEPKLPDPDDLATIVYTSGSTGRPKGVMHSFRTMISVADGLQQIFPVTQDERMLSYLPLAHVAERAAVETQSLYYGFHLYFANSLETFQEDLQRARPTLFFSVPRLWMKFYLGVNAKLPPKKQKVLFNIPLLNRLVKRKVLKQLGLDHCRAALTGAAPLSGEIIAWYRNLGLELLEVYGMSENFGYSHANRPGAAKPGTVGVTNPGVEHRLAEGGEVQVKSPGQMLGYYKNEEKTREDITDDGFLKTGDMGEIDKDGFLRITGRVKDLFKTSKGKYVVPVPIENRFNHPKAEVVCVAGANQPQPCLMVLLSEEAREELEAGGSRDELEQELAAELDAVNRECEGHEKLAFVVVVKEPWTMENGMLTPTMKIKRNVIEDYYNRKMDEWFGKKQKVIWEF, encoded by the coding sequence ATGGCGGTAGACAACGCAAAGCAATCCTCCCTTCATTGCCTTTACTATTGGGCGGAGCAGACTCCCGATAAGGGTTATCTGACCCAGCCGTTTCCGGATGGAACCACCGAAGACATCACCTGGAAGCAGGCGGCAGACCAGGTCTCCCGGATGGCGGCCCATCTGGGGACCCTGGAACTTCCTGAGCGCAGCAATATTGCGATCCTGGGTAAAAACAGCGCGCACTGGATCCTGTGTGACCTGGCCACCTGGGCCGCAGGGCACGTTTCAGTTCCGCTGTACCCCACGTTGAACGGCGATACGGCGGCCTATGTTCTTGAGCACAGCGAGGCGAAGCTGCTTTTCCTGGGTAAGCTGGACGGCAAGGCCGACGGCTGGAACGACATCAAGGGCCACATCCCTGACGACCTGCCGATTATCTCGCTGCCGATGTCGCCCCGGGACGACACCCCGAAATGGCTGGACATCATTGCCAGCCAGGAGCCGGCGGAGCCGAAACTGCCAGATCCCGACGACCTGGCGACCATCGTTTATACCTCGGGCAGTACCGGGCGCCCGAAAGGTGTCATGCACAGTTTCCGCACCATGATTTCCGTGGCGGATGGCTTGCAGCAAATATTTCCGGTCACCCAGGACGAACGCATGCTCTCCTATCTGCCGCTTGCCCATGTGGCGGAGCGTGCCGCCGTCGAAACCCAGTCGCTGTATTACGGATTCCATCTCTATTTCGCCAATTCCCTGGAAACCTTCCAGGAGGACTTGCAGCGGGCCCGCCCGACCCTGTTCTTCTCGGTGCCGCGCCTGTGGATGAAATTCTACCTAGGCGTCAATGCCAAGTTGCCGCCCAAGAAACAGAAAGTGCTGTTTAATATTCCACTGCTAAACCGGCTGGTTAAGAGGAAAGTACTCAAGCAGCTGGGGCTCGACCATTGCCGTGCAGCCCTTACAGGTGCAGCGCCACTGTCCGGTGAAATCATTGCCTGGTATCGCAACCTGGGCCTCGAGCTGCTGGAAGTGTATGGCATGTCCGAAAACTTCGGTTATTCCCATGCCAACCGCCCGGGCGCGGCGAAGCCCGGCACCGTGGGCGTGACCAACCCGGGCGTGGAACACCGCCTGGCAGAGGGTGGAGAAGTTCAGGTGAAAAGCCCCGGGCAAATGCTGGGCTATTACAAGAACGAAGAGAAGACCCGCGAAGACATCACCGACGATGGCTTCCTGAAAACCGGTGATATGGGGGAAATCGACAAGGACGGTTTCCTGAGAATTACCGGCCGGGTAAAGGACCTGTTCAAAACCTCCAAGGGCAAGTACGTGGTACCGGTGCCTATCGAAAACCGCTTCAACCATCCGAAAGCAGAGGTGGTGTGTGTGGCCGGTGCCAATCAGCCCCAGCCATGCCTGATGGTGCTGCTATCGGAAGAAGCGCGTGAGGAACTGGAAGCCGGTGGCAGCCGGGACGAGCTTGAGCAGGAGCTGGCCGCAGAGCTGGATGCGGTAAACAGGGAATGCGAGGGCCATGAAAAACTGGCCTTTGTGGTCGTCGTGAAGGAACCCTGGACCATGGAAAACGGCATGCTGACCCCCACCATGAAGATCAAGCGGAACGTGATCGAGGACTACTACAACCGCAAAATGGATGAGTGGTTCGGCAAGAAACAGAAAGTGATCTGGGAATTCTGA
- a CDS encoding LysR family transcriptional regulator, producing the protein MDWDYLRYIHALAIGGTLAKAGDILGVHQTTVLRRLDQMEEQLGVQFFERNRDGLQLTPVGETAFRAAERLTGDMENLERQLVGQDSAPVGKVRLAATDTMVNALISPMIADLVREYPEIELEVLTDNDVLNLSHREADLTLRPVNKPQATLEGERIGTIESAIYGAARYCKRNPDMDLETAPDQQLWILPDESFSHLATGRWYRKHLKNASSIIRCNSLQAMHALARSGAGLAALPCYLGDGTRELERLSPPLEGEGVDLWLMVNHETQQMARVRIVMEFLTSRLAKLSPRVEGDGV; encoded by the coding sequence ATGGACTGGGATTATCTTCGATATATACATGCGCTGGCTATAGGTGGAACCCTCGCCAAAGCCGGTGACATACTGGGTGTGCACCAGACCACGGTGCTTCGCCGTCTGGACCAGATGGAAGAACAGCTGGGCGTGCAGTTTTTTGAGCGCAATCGTGACGGACTGCAGCTGACGCCGGTGGGTGAAACCGCCTTCCGCGCGGCTGAAAGGCTGACCGGCGATATGGAAAACCTCGAGCGCCAGCTGGTGGGGCAGGATTCGGCACCCGTGGGCAAAGTCAGGCTCGCCGCTACCGATACCATGGTCAACGCATTGATCAGCCCGATGATTGCCGATCTGGTGCGGGAATACCCGGAAATTGAGCTGGAAGTGCTCACTGATAACGATGTGCTCAATCTCAGCCACCGCGAGGCTGACCTGACGCTGCGGCCGGTCAATAAACCCCAGGCCACCCTGGAAGGTGAACGTATCGGTACCATCGAGTCGGCCATCTATGGGGCCGCAAGGTACTGCAAGCGCAACCCTGACATGGACCTGGAGACCGCACCGGACCAGCAACTCTGGATTCTGCCCGATGAGAGTTTCAGTCACCTGGCAACCGGGCGCTGGTACCGCAAGCACCTGAAAAACGCCTCTTCCATTATTCGTTGCAACAGCCTTCAGGCTATGCACGCCCTCGCTAGATCCGGGGCCGGTCTCGCCGCGTTGCCCTGTTACCTGGGAGACGGCACCCGAGAACTGGAGCGGCTGTCTCCACCTCTGGAAGGCGAAGGTGTGGATCTCTGGCTGATGGTTAACCACGAAACCCAGCAGATGGCACGGGTCCGGATCGTGATGGAGTTTCTGACTTCCAGGCTGGCAAAGCTATCACCGCGAGTGGAGGGAGACGGGGTCTGA
- a CDS encoding lysozyme-like domain containing protein codes for MKKRRNRLKIWKSRLRWYGLPSLGLAIAIVATLRFSLLEPDPPANTENVCEIFREHPVWYDYASRSKERWGTPIATQLAFVFYESSFRSHARPPRSQLLGFIPWTRPTSAYGYAQALDPAWGEYLEANGDGLSVVRTNMKHALDFVGWYNHLTNRDVGIPLTSPEKLYLAYHEGRTGYQRQSYLAKPAVMSLAERVQTRAFRYHRQLQTCEEEFQCWRFYQFWPFCGDW; via the coding sequence ATGAAGAAACGTCGTAACCGACTGAAAATCTGGAAGTCGCGGCTGCGCTGGTACGGACTCCCCTCACTGGGCCTGGCCATCGCGATTGTGGCGACCCTGCGGTTCAGTCTGCTGGAACCCGACCCCCCGGCCAACACGGAGAACGTCTGTGAGATTTTCCGGGAACATCCGGTCTGGTATGACTACGCCAGCCGCTCGAAAGAGCGCTGGGGCACGCCCATCGCCACACAACTGGCGTTCGTTTTTTACGAGTCGTCGTTCCGCAGCCATGCCCGGCCGCCCCGTAGCCAGCTGCTGGGATTCATTCCCTGGACCCGGCCAACGTCTGCTTACGGCTACGCCCAGGCTCTGGACCCTGCCTGGGGCGAGTATCTGGAGGCAAACGGCGACGGATTATCGGTGGTGCGTACCAATATGAAACACGCACTGGACTTTGTGGGCTGGTATAACCACCTGACCAACCGCGACGTGGGCATTCCTCTTACCAGCCCGGAGAAACTCTACCTCGCCTACCACGAGGGCAGAACCGGGTACCAACGACAAAGTTACCTGGCCAAGCCGGCAGTGATGTCACTGGCCGAGCGGGTGCAAACCCGGGCTTTTCGCTACCATCGACAACTACAGACCTGCGAGGAAGAGTTCCAGTGCTGGCGCTTCTATCAATTCTGGCCGTTTTGCGGTGACTGGTAG
- a CDS encoding DUF2059 domain-containing protein: MRALSQVKPALLFLMLVCTSATASPLADSVLRASPIDEIVAQYPAMMSQGVREGLKQSGRVEPFVANTISNVVSNAFSVAQIRAQVVEDLNQGLSDQQLNSVLAWYETPLAEKISRAEVAASRPAAWKKVEAAAADLQEKYEGSERAKLFERFDRAARATESTVDTTVAVQLGLASAMAAFNGSKGPTFEQLQQKIESQRGMLRGLVAQQVYVGYLYTYQELSTSELKDYVEFLESDAGSAFTRVATSSIQRSITDPVESVGNQLTRFLNPQ, translated from the coding sequence ATGCGCGCACTATCCCAAGTTAAACCGGCTTTACTTTTTCTTATGCTGGTCTGTACGTCCGCTACTGCCAGCCCATTGGCTGACTCGGTGCTACGGGCGTCCCCCATCGACGAGATTGTCGCCCAGTATCCGGCAATGATGAGCCAGGGCGTACGTGAGGGTCTTAAGCAGAGCGGCCGGGTAGAGCCATTCGTCGCCAACACCATCAGCAATGTTGTCAGCAATGCGTTCAGTGTCGCGCAGATTCGCGCCCAGGTGGTTGAGGACCTGAATCAGGGCCTGAGTGATCAGCAATTGAATTCTGTACTTGCCTGGTATGAAACGCCGTTGGCAGAGAAGATTTCCCGGGCAGAGGTTGCCGCGTCCAGGCCGGCAGCGTGGAAAAAAGTGGAGGCCGCAGCCGCGGACTTACAGGAAAAATACGAAGGCAGCGAGCGTGCGAAGCTTTTTGAACGGTTTGACAGGGCTGCCCGGGCCACCGAGAGCACAGTGGACACCACCGTAGCGGTCCAGTTGGGCCTGGCCTCGGCCATGGCTGCCTTCAACGGTAGCAAGGGCCCCACTTTCGAGCAGCTGCAGCAGAAGATTGAAAGCCAGAGAGGCATGCTGCGTGGCTTGGTTGCCCAACAGGTCTACGTCGGCTACCTCTATACCTATCAGGAGCTGAGCACGTCCGAACTGAAAGACTATGTTGAATTTCTCGAGAGTGATGCCGGTTCAGCATTCACCCGGGTGGCCACCAGCAGTATTCAGCGCTCGATTACCGACCCCGTGGAATCGGTGGGCAATCAGTTGACGCGGTTTTTGAATCCTCAATAA